TCCAGCACGGTGAAGCGAACCGTGCTCCGTATCCCGTCCGACCTCCCGACCGCCAGATAGACGCCCGGGGAAAGCTCTCCGGGCTGGATATCGTGATAGCCCGCCTGGTACCCGGCCGGTCCTGTCCGGAACACCACCCGTCCCGCGAGATCGTACACCGAGAGTTCCACGGTCGCCGCCGACGGGACGCCGAAGGTGATCGACAGCGCTCCGTGGGCTGGATTCGGAGAGACCGGAAGGACGGTGAAGGAAACCGGCGGCTCCTCCTCCGGGGTGCCGAGGTTGTTCCACGATATCGTGACGTCATAGAGTACGGGGACGACGCCGGAGACCGTCCTGGAGAGTATTGCCCTGTACTGCACGTAGCTGTCGCAGTCCTCGAGAATGCCGGAGAGGCTGCACGGGGTCGCGATCGGACCGGACCACTCCCCCATGTCTGTGAAATCGTCGGAGGACCTCACCTGGAAGGAGACGGACGTGCCGGACGGGGTGACGGCCGTCCATGTGATGCCTGTCCAGTCCGGATCGCAGCCGACATAGAGGATGCTGGATTCGAGCGATGCCTCGACGGAACCGCCCAGCAGCCGGAACCACTTGAGCGAGCCCTCGTACAGATCGCTGACGAGCGCATCCTCGATGCCGTCCGAGTCCATGTCTCCCGTGCTCACGAATGCCACGCCAGTCGGCTGGACTTTGAAAGCGTGCCAGGAGGAGCCGCCGTTCCTCACGATCACGCTTCCATTTTCAAGAGACATCTGCCGGGAACCGCATGCCGCATCGGCGTCGCCATCTCCGTCGAGGTCAGCGGCGGCGATGGATCGCGGCATGTCGATCAGCCCATAGATGAGGTGTTCCTGCCAGGAAGCTCCCTGGCCGTCCAGGTTCTCGAACCAGAGCATGTCGTCGTACTCGACATTATTCGATACGAGATCCATGTCGCCGTCGTCGTCGACATCAAGCACCTCGACCCTTTGCGGGTCGGACGTAGCGGATACCGTATTCATGGCCCATATATCCGTGTCACCGTTCTCGTACCAGCACAGGCATCCATATCTGGCACCCGCAAAATCAGGGTCTCCGTCGCCGTCTATGTCACCGACGGAACCGCCGAGGCATCCCGTCGAGTTGAGCGTTTCCAGATCCCAATCCAGCCCCGATCCGCCGAGGTTCACAGCGATGTAGAGCGGATCGGTCGAGTCGCCGAATAGGATGATATCCTGATCGCCGTCAGGTTCGACATCGACCGTTGCGAATTTCGGCGT
This is a stretch of genomic DNA from Candidatus Fermentibacter sp.. It encodes these proteins:
- a CDS encoding FG-GAP-like repeat-containing protein, whose product is MRTASAICIPLLLLAVPAFADSATQTSWIGGPGVPGPVGSWGDSYSESSPECQCQSGYVSLLEMMEHTVFPSGGGYGEAVAGDLDGDGDNDLIHGFGGYDQLYWFENNGSGSEWESHYICYETMSSDLTCSDLDGDGDQDILFSNSAGAYYLLWFENEDGQGGSWSDHGFPGTIPWTPKFATVDVEPDGDQDIILFGDSTDPLYIAVNLGGSGLDWDLETLNSTGCLGGSVGDIDGDGDPDFAGARYGCLCWYENGDTDIWAMNTVSATSDPQRVEVLDVDDDGDMDLVSNNVEYDDMLWFENLDGQGASWQEHLIYGLIDMPRSIAAADLDGDGDADAACGSRQMSLENGSVIVRNGGSSWHAFKVQPTGVAFVSTGDMDSDGIEDALVSDLYEGSLKWFRLLGGSVEASLESSILYVGCDPDWTGITWTAVTPSGTSVSFQVRSSDDFTDMGEWSGPIATPCSLSGILEDCDSYVQYRAILSRTVSGVVPVLYDVTISWNNLGTPEEEPPVSFTVLPVSPNPAHGALSITFGVPSAATVELSVYDLAGRVVFRTGPAGYQAGYHDIQPGELSPGVYLAVGRSDGIRSTVRFTVL